The Desulfovibrio fairfieldensis sequence GGCCGTCCTCACCCCGCTCACCGCCGCGGCCCTGCTGCTGTCGGCCCTGCTGATCTATCTGCGCATTTTCCACCCCCACAGCCCGCTCTTCCGCCAGCGCTTCCTGACGCCCAGGGGCGGCAGATTCTGGCTGCTGGCGGGTCTGACCGGCCTGATCAACGGGCTCATCTCCGGAGCCTGCGGCGTGGGCGCGGCCTCTTTCATCCAGCTCAGCCTGCTGCTGGTCTTCAACGCGCCTCTCTATCAGACCGTGGGCACCACCATGCTGGTCATCCTGCCCATCGCGGTGCTGGGCGGCGTAGGCTTTCTCAGTGCCGGGCATCTGGAACCGCTGCTTTTCGTCCAGGTGCTGCTGGGCCAGACGATCGGCGCGTTTTTCGGGGCCAAGCTCACCCGCCTGGCCCCGCAGATACTGCTCAAGATCGCCATGGTGGCTCTGCCCGCCTTCGGCGGCTTCATTTTATTCCTTGCCCGCTAGGAGCCGTGAGTTCCAGGCCGCGCCGACGGCGAATCAGCCCCCTTGCATAACTTCCGCCGCGTTTTTTTAAATTTCATACCTCTGGCGACAACCCTGAAAGATGCTTATCTATAAAAGAATATATTTCTTTCAGGGGTACATAATGCAAATAGCGGACATTGAAATCAAAGGCATAAGCTGGCCTGTTTTTCTGGGAATCAGCGTGGTGGTCGTGGCGGCCATGTACCTGGACGCCCTGCCCAAAGGCATGGTGGGCGGCTTCGCCGTGGTCATGGTGCTGGGCTTTCTGCTGGAATACATCGGCGACCGCCTGCCGCTGATCAAGGATTATCTGGGCGGCGGGCCCCTTATTGTCATTTTCGGCAGCGCCCTGCTGGTATACAGCGGCGTCATGCCGGCCTCGACCAAGGCCGTCATCGACACCTTCATGCAGGCCGACGACTTCCTGACCTTTTACATCTGCGCCCTGATCTGCGGCAGCATTCTGGGCATCGAGGCCCGCCTGCTGGTCAAGGCCGGGGCGCGCTACGTGGTCCCCCTGACGGCCGCCGTGGTCTGCGCGGCCCTCCTGGCCGCCCTGGTGGGTCTGCTGGCCGGTACGGGCTGGCGCGAAGGCATCAGTTACGTCTCCTTCCCGATCATGGGCGGCGGCATGGGGGCCGGGGCCATTCCCATGGCTGAAATCCTGCACCAGAGCAACCCGGACACGGCGCTCAAGGACATCCTCTCCATGCTGATTCCGCCGGTGGCCCTGGGCAATGTGGTCGCCATCATTTCCGGCGGCCTGCTCGACAAGCTGGGCAAGGCATTCCCGCGCCTGTCCGGCGAAGGGCAGCTGCTCAAGGGCGAGGCCCCGGCGGCGGAAGACGAGACAAGCCTGCCGGTCACCTACACGGCCCTGGGCATCGGTCTGCTGGTTTCCTGCACCTTCATGCTGTTCGGACGCCTGGCCGCCATGGTCATTCCCGGCATCCACTACTACGCCCTGATGATCCTCAGCGTGGCCGTGTTCAAAATCTTCCACGTGCTGCCCAGATCCGTGGAGCAGTCCTGCACGGTCTGGTTCAGGTTCGTGGCCAAGTACATGACCGCCCCGCTGCTGGTGGGCATCGGCGTGACCTACACGGACCTCTCCCTGGTCATCGACACCTTTTCCATCGTCAACACCCTCCAGGTCATCGCGGTGGTGCTGGGCGCGGTGCTCGGCGCGGGCCTGGGCGGCGTGCTGGTGGGCTTCCATTTCATCGAATCCGCCATTTCCGCCGGTCTGTGCATGGCCAATATGGGCGGCACCGGCGACGTGGCCGTGCTTTCGGCGTCACGGCGCATGGTGCTGATGCCCTTTGCCCAGATTTCCTCCCGCCTGGGCGGCGCGATCATCCTGGTGCTGGTGGGCCTGGTGGTGCCGCTGCTCATGCGGTAAAGGCGCGCATCCCGCGACATTGCTTTGCGGTCCCGGCGGCTTCGGCCGCCGGCGGCCCTATTTCTCCCTGCCGTAAAGCTGCGAAACCGCGTCCAGGCCCCAGGCCCGGATGCGCGCATACAGGGTCGAACGCTTCATGCCGAGGATGCGCAGGGCCCCGGCCTCGCCGTCCACGCGGCCTCTGGCAAGACGCAGCACATGGCGGATGTAGCGGCGCTGCAATTCTTCCAGGCTCGGCAAATCTTCCCATTCCAGACCGGAAAGCGTCCCGGGCGGAGCTGCCTTTTCCGCCGGAAGCGGCGGCGGTTCCGTGGGGCGCAACAGATGCAGAGGGCCGCCGGAGTGGAGGATGACCGCCCGCTCCACCACGTTCTTCAGTTCCCGCACATTACCGGGCCAGGCATAGGCGCGCAGGCGTTCCGCCTCTTCCTTTTCCAGGGGAGGCACGGGGCGCTGGTAACGGCGGCTGAACATCTCCACGAAGCGCCGCGCCAGCAGGGGAATGTCGGCGGGACGCTCGCGCAGGGGCGGCAGGGTGAGGGGCACCACGGAAATACGATAGTAGAGATCTTCCCGGAAGCGTCCTTGAGCCACCATGCTTTTGAGGTCCCGGTTGGTGGCCGCCACCAGCCGGAAATCAGAACGGATCTCGCGGATGCCGCCCACCCGCATAAAGCATTTCTCCTGCAAAACCCTGAGCAGCTTGGTCTGCATGGGCAGGGGCACCTCACCCACTTCGTCGATAAACAGCGTGCCGCCGTCCGCCACTTCCAGATGGCCCAGCTTCTGCCGCCAGGCTCCGGTAAACGCACCCTTTTCATGCCCGAAGAGTTCGCTTTCAAAAAGCTGCTCCGGAATGCTGGCCGGATGAATAGGCACAAAGGCTCCGGCCCGGCCGCTGCGCGCGTGGACGCGCCGGGCCAGCAGATCCTTGCCCACGCCGGTTTCTCCCAGAATGAGCACCGGCGCGTCGGTGACGGCCGTGCTGTCCGCCTGGCGCAACACGTCGTCGAGCCCGGTCCCGTAGTAGGGCTCATCCAGGGCGGCCATGCGCTCGGCGGCCACGCGGCCCCGTTCTTCCACGGCATACAGGGCCTTGCGCATGCCTTCCTGCAAACGCCGGGCGGTTTGCAGCTCCCGCGCCAGCAAGCCGCCCAGCTCGCGGAATATTTCCGTGCCTTGGGCGCTGATGTGGCCGGCGAAAAACTCGCATTGCAGAAAAAGAAGCCACGGGCGGGCATTGGGAACCGCCAGAGGCAGATATATTCCTGTGCCCCGCGCGGCGCGCGCGGGTTCGCCTGAAGCCGCCTCCATGACGGCGGCGGCCTTTTTCAGCACCGGGCGGAAGGTCGGGCTTTCCAGCTCCAGGCGCGAGATATTGCGCACCATGACCGGTCCCTCGGCGTCCGGGCTGAACAGGGCCGCCCGCTCCACTTCAAAGGTCTCGCTGACGATGCGCAGCATGTCGGCCAGATGGGCGTCCAGATCCGACCAGGCGGGCAGGGCCTCCAGTCCTTCCCGGCAGCGGCGCAGGCAGCTTCGGCCGTCGGGGCAGTAAGGCGCGTCCTGCCCGCCGCCGGGCCCGTCAGGGCAGTCATACTGGGTATAGCGCCGCAACACGGTTCTGGCCGCCGAAAACAGAAGCTCGGCCTGGCGGGCGCGCCGCCGCGAAAGGCAATACGCCAGGGCGAGGCGGCAGCGGGCGATCTCCAGCGGACTGCCCACCCGCTTGGCATAGGTCAGGCCGCGCACCAGGAGGCCGCGCACCTGGGCCGGGTCCACCCCTCTGGCGCGTGCCTGCAAAGCCCGGATGCGCAAGGCCGCGCCCTTGAGATGGCGGTTGGGGCTTTGCTGCGCGGCCGTCAGCTCATCTTCAAGATCATAGCCCGGAATCCGGGGCAGGCCCTGCCATTCATAGGCCCAAAGCATATCAAACAGCCAGGTGAAGCCGTAATAGGGACGCTGGAGCCCCATGCGCACGCAATAGCGCATGCTGGCGTAAAAAATCCTGTGCGAGGTTGCGACGCGCCCTTTCAGAAAATGATAGTGCGCCAGCGAGCGCATGTTCCAGATCCACAGAGTGGTTTCCGTGGCCGGGTCGCAGCAGAGCAGAAGCTCATCCAGCAGGGCAAGGCCCTCGTCGGGCCGCCCCATGCGCATGAGATCGTCGGCCAGATGGGTCTGAATCCATTTCCGCGTCTGTCGGTTACGGCGCAGCCGCGCTTCGCGCAGCCCGGCCAGCAGAATGCCCGCAGCCTTGGCCGGAAGGCCCAGACTGCAGGCGGCGCTGCCGATATAGCGCAACCGCGCTTCTTCAAAGTAGTTGAAATGCGCTGTGAACCGGCTCACAGCGCCGGTTTCAAGATAGGGCAGGGCCTCGCTGTACGCGCCCTGCATAAAATGCAGGATGCCGATGCTGTGCGAGGCCTCCTCCAGAATGTCCGGGTCGCCCAGTTCCCTGATGGAGGCCAGGGTACGGGCCAGCAGGGCATATGGCCGTTCCGTATTGTGCATCCGGGTCAGGTGACGCTGGCTGGCCTCCGTGAGGTCCAGCATGAGGGTGACGCGCCTGTCCCCCAGCGCCTCGGCGGCGGCGCGGGCCCGAGGCAGCAAATCCAAAACTTCCTGGCCGCTCTTGCCCATATAGATGGAAATGCCCTGAACGCTGCGGAACACGCTCAGATAGCGCCGCAGCGCCTCCGCCTCTTCCGTGTCCCCGCTCCATCGGCGCAGGCCGGACAGCAGCAGGTCCAACAGCGCCAGCACCGCCGCGCACCGCCCGTCGTCCAGGGTATGCCGCACTTCTTCCAGCAATATTTCGCAGCCGTCGAGAACGGCTCCGCGCTCCAACGAAGCCACGGCCCGCAACAACGGACGCGCCGTGGTTTCCGGCGCGCGTTCACGCGAAAAAGCGCGCAGCGCCTCGGCCCGTCCCCGCCAGAGCCCCGAGCGCGACGGCCGCGCCAGGCCCCGCGCGGCGAAAAGACGCAAAACTTCGTCCACGGCCGAGGGCGGCCAGGGCCCCAATTGAATCAGCGCCTGCCGCGTGTAGCGGATTTTATCCACGGCCAGCAGCGCGGCCAGAGCCTGCGGCAGGGATTCTTGCGGATCATGGATCATTTGTTGGTCCTGTTTTCAGATTTAATCCAGATATTGGACAAAATCCATGTAACAAACAAGCCCGAAAAAAAGCGTATTTGGAATGGAGAACAACAACACACTGATTATACACAATAAAAAATAAATATCCATATTGGCACCGCTCTTGCTCTTTCCGTTCCAGCTTCCCACGCCGCTTTCGGAGAGTCGGGAAGCGCCACCGCACCGGAAACCATGATGGAGGTCGGGCATGAACGTCACACACGCCACGGAAACCGCAGCCACCGGCATGGGCGGCGCGGCCGCGATC is a genomic window containing:
- a CDS encoding sulfite exporter TauE/SafE family protein; translation: MLVFAAMLLLGAVIGFVGAGGAGVMITLLTVGFDVPIHTALGTSLAAMAFTTLSGSYSHFREGNVLRRLGLAMGLFGAVGAFCGALISSSLDTAVLTPLTAAALLLSALLIYLRIFHPHSPLFRQRFLTPRGGRFWLLAGLTGLINGLISGACGVGAASFIQLSLLLVFNAPLYQTVGTTMLVILPIAVLGGVGFLSAGHLEPLLFVQVLLGQTIGAFFGAKLTRLAPQILLKIAMVALPAFGGFILFLAR
- a CDS encoding 2-hydroxycarboxylate transporter family protein; the encoded protein is MQIADIEIKGISWPVFLGISVVVVAAMYLDALPKGMVGGFAVVMVLGFLLEYIGDRLPLIKDYLGGGPLIVIFGSALLVYSGVMPASTKAVIDTFMQADDFLTFYICALICGSILGIEARLLVKAGARYVVPLTAAVVCAALLAALVGLLAGTGWREGISYVSFPIMGGGMGAGAIPMAEILHQSNPDTALKDILSMLIPPVALGNVVAIISGGLLDKLGKAFPRLSGEGQLLKGEAPAAEDETSLPVTYTALGIGLLVSCTFMLFGRLAAMVIPGIHYYALMILSVAVFKIFHVLPRSVEQSCTVWFRFVAKYMTAPLLVGIGVTYTDLSLVIDTFSIVNTLQVIAVVLGAVLGAGLGGVLVGFHFIESAISAGLCMANMGGTGDVAVLSASRRMVLMPFAQISSRLGGAIILVLVGLVVPLLMR
- a CDS encoding sigma-54 interaction domain-containing protein is translated as MIHDPQESLPQALAALLAVDKIRYTRQALIQLGPWPPSAVDEVLRLFAARGLARPSRSGLWRGRAEALRAFSRERAPETTARPLLRAVASLERGAVLDGCEILLEEVRHTLDDGRCAAVLALLDLLLSGLRRWSGDTEEAEALRRYLSVFRSVQGISIYMGKSGQEVLDLLPRARAAAEALGDRRVTLMLDLTEASQRHLTRMHNTERPYALLARTLASIRELGDPDILEEASHSIGILHFMQGAYSEALPYLETGAVSRFTAHFNYFEEARLRYIGSAACSLGLPAKAAGILLAGLREARLRRNRQTRKWIQTHLADDLMRMGRPDEGLALLDELLLCCDPATETTLWIWNMRSLAHYHFLKGRVATSHRIFYASMRYCVRMGLQRPYYGFTWLFDMLWAYEWQGLPRIPGYDLEDELTAAQQSPNRHLKGAALRIRALQARARGVDPAQVRGLLVRGLTYAKRVGSPLEIARCRLALAYCLSRRRARQAELLFSAARTVLRRYTQYDCPDGPGGGQDAPYCPDGRSCLRRCREGLEALPAWSDLDAHLADMLRIVSETFEVERAALFSPDAEGPVMVRNISRLELESPTFRPVLKKAAAVMEAASGEPARAARGTGIYLPLAVPNARPWLLFLQCEFFAGHISAQGTEIFRELGGLLARELQTARRLQEGMRKALYAVEERGRVAAERMAALDEPYYGTGLDDVLRQADSTAVTDAPVLILGETGVGKDLLARRVHARSGRAGAFVPIHPASIPEQLFESELFGHEKGAFTGAWRQKLGHLEVADGGTLFIDEVGEVPLPMQTKLLRVLQEKCFMRVGGIREIRSDFRLVAATNRDLKSMVAQGRFREDLYYRISVVPLTLPPLRERPADIPLLARRFVEMFSRRYQRPVPPLEKEEAERLRAYAWPGNVRELKNVVERAVILHSGGPLHLLRPTEPPPLPAEKAAPPGTLSGLEWEDLPSLEELQRRYIRHVLRLARGRVDGEAGALRILGMKRSTLYARIRAWGLDAVSQLYGREK